Proteins from a single region of Geoalkalibacter sp.:
- a CDS encoding acyl-CoA carboxylase subunit beta yields MSKKAVKPSLQNPFDPPEKVEFTIPGEISRSTGPYEEAMQAGYDLIQRPIKSVEVGQIEKQHFKKRMTVWERIRVLTEAQPNILFQNWGKNLDGASLVTGILNINGRDVALYGHDFTVRAGSIDATNGQKLARLMYMAGEKGIPLIGMNDSAGAFVPAGVGGLDGYAEAFTALRKISGVVPSIMCMFGFNAGGGSYLPRQGSFVIQPSDTFFGLTGPGVVKSVLGEDITPEELGGPKVHGQSGVADLTVGDEVAALRTVVRLLSYLPDNNSVMAPYQETSDPLDRKTWEINTLLKKAFNSPTGFNTPFDVSIIIQQVCDHGDYFEIQPERAREVVTAFGRLGGHVVGFVANNSAVASGQIDCDSALKIARFVRFCNIYNIPLIFMEDTTGFLPGREQEARGIVQAGRSMLDSIVDVRTPRILLILRNAFGGAYASYNNYPTGADLVLALPTTRLAVMGPAGKEFVYKDELRKIRGAVPGMIKTGTQERVAAGMNGDEAKKDAEKAAADWLKAQEAALNQRYEKELMNPREGLALGSISSIVMPTDLRKVLGENLAFFLRHYKPSPMGGVQREFH; encoded by the coding sequence ATGTCCAAAAAAGCCGTCAAGCCATCTTTGCAAAATCCGTTTGATCCGCCCGAGAAAGTCGAATTCACCATTCCCGGGGAGATCTCCCGTTCGACCGGCCCCTATGAAGAGGCGATGCAGGCCGGCTACGACCTGATCCAGCGCCCCATCAAGTCGGTGGAAGTCGGGCAGATCGAAAAGCAGCACTTCAAGAAGCGCATGACGGTCTGGGAGCGGATCCGCGTGCTCACCGAGGCGCAGCCCAACATTCTCTTCCAGAACTGGGGCAAGAACCTCGACGGCGCCTCGCTGGTGACGGGCATCCTCAACATCAACGGCCGTGATGTGGCCTTGTACGGCCATGATTTCACCGTGCGCGCCGGTTCCATCGACGCCACCAACGGCCAGAAACTCGCGCGCCTCATGTACATGGCGGGCGAAAAAGGCATTCCGCTCATCGGCATGAACGACTCGGCCGGCGCCTTCGTGCCCGCCGGGGTCGGCGGTCTCGACGGCTACGCCGAGGCCTTCACCGCCCTGCGCAAGATCAGCGGCGTGGTGCCGAGCATCATGTGCATGTTCGGCTTCAACGCCGGCGGCGGCAGCTACCTGCCGCGCCAGGGCAGCTTCGTCATTCAGCCCAGCGACACCTTTTTCGGCCTCACCGGGCCGGGCGTGGTCAAGTCGGTGCTCGGCGAGGACATCACCCCCGAGGAACTGGGCGGCCCCAAGGTGCACGGCCAGTCGGGCGTTGCCGACCTCACCGTGGGCGACGAGGTCGCGGCCCTGCGCACCGTGGTGCGCCTGCTCAGCTACCTGCCCGACAACAACAGCGTCATGGCGCCCTACCAGGAAACCAGCGATCCGCTGGATCGCAAGACCTGGGAAATCAACACCCTGCTGAAAAAAGCCTTCAATTCGCCCACCGGCTTCAACACGCCTTTCGATGTCTCCATCATCATCCAGCAGGTGTGCGATCACGGCGACTATTTCGAGATCCAGCCCGAGCGCGCGCGCGAGGTGGTGACCGCCTTCGGTCGCCTGGGCGGGCATGTGGTGGGGTTCGTCGCCAACAACTCGGCGGTCGCCTCGGGGCAGATCGACTGCGACTCGGCGCTCAAGATCGCGCGCTTCGTGCGTTTCTGCAACATCTACAACATCCCGCTGATCTTCATGGAGGACACCACCGGCTTTCTGCCCGGCCGCGAGCAGGAAGCGCGCGGCATCGTGCAGGCCGGGCGCTCCATGCTCGATTCCATCGTCGACGTGCGCACCCCGCGCATCCTGCTCATCCTGCGCAACGCCTTCGGCGGCGCCTACGCTTCCTACAACAACTACCCGACGGGCGCCGATCTGGTGCTCGCCCTGCCCACCACGCGCCTGGCGGTCATGGGGCCGGCGGGCAAGGAGTTCGTCTACAAGGACGAACTGCGCAAGATCCGCGGCGCCGTGCCGGGCATGATCAAGACCGGCACCCAGGAGCGCGTGGCGGCGGGAATGAACGGCGACGAGGCCAAGAAGGACGCGGAAAAAGCCGCCGCCGACTGGCTCAAGGCGCAGGAGGCCGCCCTCAATCAGCGCTACGAAAAGGAGCTGATGAATCCGCGAGAAGGTCTGGCCCTGGGCTCCATCTCCTCCATCGTCATGCCCACCGACCTGCGCAAGGTCCTGGGCGAGAACCTGGCTTTCTTCCTGCGTCATTACAAGCCCTCGCCCATGGGCGGCGTGCAGCGCGAGTTCCATTAA